The Nitrosomonas communis genome has a segment encoding these proteins:
- the htpX gene encoding protease HtpX: MKRIFLFIATNLAILFVLSITLRILGVDRILEAQGGGLNYSSLLTFAAVIGFGGSLISLAMSKWSAKNMTGAVVIDIPSNATEHWLVETVRRQAKASDIGMPEVAIYDSPDANAFATGMNRNNALVAVSTGLLQKMQQDEVEAVLAHEVSHVANGDMVTLTLIQGVVNTFVIFFARIIGHAVDRVVFRTEEEHGPAYMITSIIAEILLGILASIIVMWFSRQREFRADAGSARLVGRNKMIAALERLKQQYEPSHLPDRMEALGISGRGSRFGRLFMSHPPLDERIAALREATS; this comes from the coding sequence ATGAAACGTATTTTTTTATTCATTGCAACCAACCTAGCCATTTTATTTGTGCTAAGTATTACGCTAAGGATATTGGGTGTTGATCGCATATTAGAAGCTCAAGGTGGCGGATTAAATTATAGTTCATTACTTACGTTTGCTGCCGTTATAGGCTTTGGAGGCTCGCTTATTTCGCTTGCCATGTCTAAATGGAGTGCAAAAAATATGACAGGTGCTGTTGTCATAGATATACCTTCCAATGCTACAGAGCATTGGTTAGTTGAAACTGTACGTCGACAAGCAAAAGCCTCTGATATCGGCATGCCAGAAGTCGCTATCTATGATTCACCCGATGCCAATGCTTTTGCTACTGGCATGAATCGAAATAATGCCCTGGTAGCAGTCAGCACAGGGCTACTGCAAAAAATGCAACAAGACGAAGTCGAAGCTGTCCTTGCACATGAGGTAAGCCACGTAGCCAATGGCGATATGGTGACGCTTACGCTAATACAGGGGGTAGTCAACACGTTTGTAATTTTTTTCGCCCGAATTATCGGTCATGCAGTAGATCGCGTTGTCTTCAGGACTGAAGAGGAGCACGGACCTGCTTATATGATCACAAGTATCATTGCAGAAATTTTGTTAGGTATCCTTGCGAGTATTATCGTGATGTGGTTTAGCAGGCAGCGTGAATTTCGGGCAGATGCAGGCAGCGCAAGGTTAGTGGGACGCAATAAAATGATCGCTGCACTGGAACGTCTGAAACAACAATATGAACCCTCCCATTTACCAGACAGAATGGAAGCGCTTGGTATCTCAGGTCGAGGGAGTCGATTTGGCCGTTTATTTATGTCACATCCTCCACTGGACGAACGGATTGCAGCATTACGTGAAGCAACAAGTTGA
- a CDS encoding septal ring lytic transglycosylase RlpA family protein, with translation MTKHFTSMLLTSLIIYLILGSNITLAKTGYAVHYNDKYQGKKTANGEIFNQSGLTAAHNDFPYGTLVKVTNLENNRSIVVKINDRLAPDNSNVIDVTKRAAAELGFIKKGRAHVSLEKVK, from the coding sequence ATGACTAAACACTTTACTTCGATGCTTCTTACCAGCCTAATCATTTATCTAATCCTTGGCTCAAACATCACGTTAGCCAAAACAGGTTATGCTGTACATTACAATGATAAATATCAAGGCAAGAAAACAGCTAATGGTGAAATTTTCAATCAGAGTGGTCTCACTGCAGCGCACAACGATTTTCCCTATGGCACACTCGTAAAAGTTACTAATCTGGAGAACAATCGCAGTATAGTCGTCAAAATAAATGATCGTTTAGCTCCTGACAACAGCAATGTTATCGATGTCACCAAGCGTGCAGCTGCGGAGTTAGGTTTCATAAAAAAAGGACGAGCTCATGTTAGCCTTGAAAAAGTCAAATAG
- the acs gene encoding acetate--CoA ligase: protein MSTIKSMLHEARVFPPLPEFVEQANLASMEAYQALCAEAKKDYPGFWSKLAQKHILWHKPFTSVLNDSDPPFYKWFEDGELNISYNCLDRHLTSQPDKLAIIFEADDGKVSRCTYRELYQRVCQFANGLKALNIRKGDRIIIYLPMRIEAIIAMQACARIGVIHSVVFAGFSAKSLHERIVDAGAVAVITADEQTRGGKHYPLKATVDEALSMNGTDSVKSVIVYQHTGMDTPWQAGRDIGWHELTQNKQTDCEPEWINAEHPLFTLYTSGSTGKPKGVQHSSAGYLLGVMVSMQWVFDYKPTDIFWCTADVGWITGHSYVTYGPLAMGATQVVFEGVPTYPDAGRFWKIIQDHKVTTFYTAPTAIRSLIKLGVDLPGQYDLSSLRLLGSVGEPINPEAWMWYYNVVGQSRCPIVDTWWQTETGCHMIAPVPGAVPLKPGSCTFPLPGISAAVIDEAGHEVEQGKGGFLVIKQPFPSQIRTLWRDPERFKKTYFPQDIGEGHFYLAGDSAHRDNDGYFWIMGRIDDVLNVSGHRLGTMEIESALVANPLVAEAAVVGKPHEIKGEVIVAFIVLKEKCPHGEQASKIANSLREWVVHEIGPIAKPEEIRFGDNLPKTRSGKIMRRLLRTLARGEEITQDTSTLENPAILDQLKQPIL from the coding sequence ATGTCTACCATTAAATCCATGCTGCATGAAGCACGTGTCTTCCCTCCTTTACCGGAATTTGTTGAACAGGCTAATCTGGCTAGTATGGAAGCGTATCAAGCGTTGTGTGCTGAAGCTAAAAAGGATTACCCCGGTTTCTGGAGTAAATTGGCGCAAAAACATATTCTGTGGCATAAACCTTTTACAAGTGTCCTAAATGACTCAGACCCTCCGTTTTATAAATGGTTTGAGGATGGTGAACTAAATATTTCATATAATTGTCTCGATCGGCACTTAACCAGCCAACCGGACAAATTAGCCATTATTTTTGAGGCTGATGATGGCAAGGTAAGCCGTTGCACCTACCGTGAACTCTACCAGCGCGTTTGTCAGTTTGCCAATGGTTTGAAAGCGCTTAATATCAGAAAAGGTGATCGCATTATCATTTATTTGCCAATGCGCATTGAAGCAATCATCGCTATGCAAGCTTGTGCGCGTATTGGTGTCATTCACTCGGTTGTTTTCGCTGGATTTTCTGCTAAAAGTCTACATGAACGCATCGTTGATGCAGGTGCAGTCGCTGTCATAACTGCAGATGAGCAAACGCGTGGTGGTAAACATTACCCGCTAAAAGCCACTGTCGATGAGGCCCTTAGTATGAACGGAACAGACTCGGTTAAATCAGTGATCGTTTATCAGCATACCGGGATGGATACGCCATGGCAGGCCGGTCGCGATATAGGGTGGCATGAGCTTACCCAGAACAAGCAAACTGACTGCGAGCCTGAATGGATCAATGCCGAGCACCCTTTATTTACCCTTTATACCTCTGGCTCCACGGGTAAACCCAAAGGCGTACAGCACTCATCAGCAGGCTATCTACTGGGTGTGATGGTAAGCATGCAATGGGTCTTTGATTATAAACCGACCGATATTTTTTGGTGTACCGCCGATGTTGGTTGGATTACCGGTCATAGCTATGTAACGTATGGACCATTGGCCATGGGCGCAACTCAAGTTGTCTTCGAGGGTGTACCTACTTATCCCGATGCTGGACGCTTTTGGAAAATTATACAAGATCATAAAGTAACCACCTTCTACACCGCGCCCACTGCTATTCGCTCTTTGATTAAGCTGGGAGTAGATTTACCGGGTCAATATGATTTATCCTCACTGCGCCTGCTCGGTTCTGTGGGTGAACCCATTAATCCCGAAGCCTGGATGTGGTATTACAATGTGGTCGGGCAATCTCGCTGTCCCATCGTAGATACCTGGTGGCAGACTGAGACTGGCTGTCACATGATCGCACCGGTCCCTGGTGCGGTTCCCCTCAAACCTGGATCATGCACATTCCCTTTACCTGGAATCAGTGCTGCAGTAATCGATGAAGCAGGTCATGAGGTTGAACAGGGAAAAGGGGGATTCCTCGTTATCAAACAACCATTTCCTTCGCAGATCCGCACATTATGGCGAGATCCTGAGCGTTTCAAGAAAACATACTTTCCTCAAGATATCGGTGAGGGTCATTTTTATCTGGCAGGTGACTCAGCACATCGTGATAACGATGGCTATTTCTGGATCATGGGACGTATCGACGATGTATTAAATGTATCGGGTCATCGTTTGGGAACCATGGAAATTGAGTCAGCGCTTGTGGCTAATCCGCTGGTTGCTGAAGCAGCGGTCGTAGGAAAACCACATGAAATTAAAGGAGAAGTCATAGTTGCATTTATTGTTCTAAAAGAAAAATGTCCTCATGGCGAGCAAGCTTCTAAAATAGCTAACTCACTCAGAGAATGGGTTGTACACGAAATCGGGCCGATCGCCAAACCCGAAGAAATTCGTTTTGGCGACAATCTGCCCAAAACACGTTCAGGCAAAATCATGCGCCGATTACTCCGCACGCTTGCCAGAGGAGAAGAAATTACTCAAGATACCTCTACACTCGAGAATCCTGCCATTCTTGATCAACTTAAACAACCCATCCTTTAA
- a CDS encoding entericidin A/B family lipoprotein, whose protein sequence is MKMISVSIVLLLIALQLAGCHTIRGVGKDIQSGGEAIERSTQ, encoded by the coding sequence ATGAAAATGATATCTGTATCAATTGTATTATTGTTGATTGCTCTGCAGTTGGCTGGCTGTCATACCATACGGGGGGTGGGTAAGGATATTCAGAGTGGAGGAGAAGCAATCGAGAGATCTACTCAATAA
- a CDS encoding rubredoxin, giving the protein MRKFQCKVCGFIYDESMGDPDHGIPAGTCWEDIPESWACPECGVVKADFEMVEMI; this is encoded by the coding sequence ATGAGGAAATTTCAGTGCAAAGTGTGTGGTTTTATTTATGACGAGTCGATGGGCGATCCAGATCATGGTATTCCAGCGGGAACCTGCTGGGAAGATATTCCTGAAAGCTGGGCTTGCCCCGAATGTGGCGTGGTTAAGGCTGATTTTGAAATGGTAGAAATGATATGA
- a CDS encoding ISNCY-like element ISNco1 family transposase, producing the protein MRVTQTSQMELGEIDVSHIKFDLRSRDDIPRILRGLQHLYLDEALCHKVFALLESEIAPKVDKHNGRPGMTLWSVLVCGVLRLDLNADYDRLHELVNQHRTLRAMLGHSLYDEDKQYAYQTLVDNVSLFTPELLDRLNQIIVEGGHILIKKDESALRGRCDSFVVETDVHFLTDINLLGDALRKAITLTARWCESQHLSDWRQYRYNLRQLKRLMRNAQSKKRRKAADQQSNLQTIQAYQAYIEQAQCYVKKIQTTLTKLATTATRELLQKIEIEDYLQHAKRQIDQIERRVIKGEIIPHQEKVFSIFEPHTEWVSKGKAGVPVELGVKVCILEDQHQFILHHHVMERQTDDQIAVNMVTQAKKRFPILNACSFDKGFHSPANQAELAQHLEQVTLPKKGKLSKERKAIEQMEEFVKARRAHSAVESAINALQVHGLDKCPDHGMGGFKRYVALAIVARNIRRIGNILWQQDVERERKAIKRHLKHQQAA; encoded by the coding sequence ATGCGCGTAACCCAAACTTCCCAGATGGAATTAGGTGAAATTGATGTATCCCACATCAAATTTGACTTGAGATCACGAGATGATATTCCGAGGATACTGCGCGGCTTACAGCACCTGTACCTGGATGAGGCATTGTGCCACAAAGTTTTTGCCTTACTGGAAAGTGAAATTGCCCCCAAGGTGGATAAGCACAATGGTCGTCCTGGCATGACCCTATGGAGTGTCCTGGTATGTGGCGTATTACGGCTGGACTTAAATGCTGATTATGACCGTCTGCACGAATTGGTCAACCAGCACAGGACCTTGCGCGCAATGTTGGGGCATAGTCTGTACGATGAAGACAAGCAATATGCCTATCAAACCCTGGTGGATAATGTCAGTTTGTTCACGCCAGAATTGCTGGACAGATTAAACCAGATCATCGTCGAGGGAGGGCATATCCTCATAAAAAAGGACGAAAGCGCCCTGCGTGGGCGGTGCGACTCCTTTGTGGTTGAAACCGATGTGCATTTTCTAACCGACATCAACTTATTGGGGGATGCCCTGCGCAAAGCGATTACGCTGACGGCGCGCTGGTGCGAAAGCCAGCACTTAAGCGACTGGCGGCAATATCGCTACAATCTACGTCAATTAAAACGACTTATGCGCAATGCACAGAGCAAGAAGCGCCGCAAAGCCGCAGACCAACAAAGCAACCTACAAACGATTCAAGCGTATCAGGCCTATATTGAGCAAGCCCAATGTTACGTGAAAAAAATTCAAACCACCTTAACCAAGCTGGCTACAACTGCTACGCGCGAGTTGCTGCAAAAGATTGAAATTGAAGACTACCTCCAACATGCCAAGCGCCAAATAGACCAAATTGAGCGTCGTGTTATCAAAGGCGAAATCATTCCTCACCAGGAAAAAGTATTCTCCATTTTTGAACCCCACACCGAATGGGTCAGTAAAGGCAAAGCCGGTGTGCCTGTCGAGTTAGGCGTCAAAGTGTGCATTCTGGAAGACCAGCATCAATTCATCTTGCACCATCACGTAATGGAAAGACAAACCGATGATCAAATTGCGGTAAACATGGTCACGCAAGCTAAAAAACGCTTTCCCATACTCAATGCCTGCAGCTTCGATAAAGGTTTTCATTCACCTGCTAACCAGGCTGAATTAGCCCAACATCTTGAGCAGGTTACGCTGCCCAAAAAAGGCAAACTATCCAAAGAGCGCAAAGCAATAGAACAAATGGAAGAATTTGTTAAAGCCCGTCGTGCGCACTCAGCAGTAGAGTCAGCAATCAATGCGCTGCAGGTGCACGGACTAGACAAATGCCCAGATCATGGCATGGGTGGTTTTAAACGTTACGTTGCACTGGCTATTGTCGCCAGAAATATCCGCCGAATAGGTAATATTCTATGGCAGCAGGATGTGGAGCGTGAGCGCAAAGCGATAAAACGTCATTTAAAGCACCAACAAGCAGCTTAA
- the leuC gene encoding 3-isopropylmalate dehydratase large subunit: protein MKTLYDKLWDSHVVHAESDGPDSMVILYIDRHLVHEVTSPQAFEGLKLARRKPWRVNSILAVADHNVPTTDRSGGISDPTSRLQVDTLDQNCEELGITEFRMNDQRQGIVHVIGPEQGATLPGMTVVCGDSHTSTHGAFGCLAFGIGTSEVEHVLATQCLLTKKSKSMQILVEGKLGHGVTAKDIALAIVGEIGTAGGTGYAIEFAGSAIRSLSMEGRMTLCNMSIEAGARAGMIAVDETTIEYIKGRPFAPKGAIWEQAVTYWRILKSDEGAVFDRVIELKAEQIKPQVTWGTSPEMVTSIDGMVPDPTMVVDPVKRHDMENALKYMGLSPNTSISEIFLDKIFIGSCTNARIEDLREAASVLKGRHIAPNIKQALVVPGSGLVKSQAEQEGIDKIFQEAGFEWREPGCSMCLAMNEDRLMPGERCASTSNRNFEGRQGPGGRTHLVSPAMAAAAAVAGHFVDVRMMNK from the coding sequence ATGAAGACGTTATACGACAAACTCTGGGACAGCCATGTAGTGCACGCCGAATCAGACGGGCCCGACAGCATGGTCATTCTTTATATTGATCGTCACCTGGTACACGAAGTAACCAGTCCTCAGGCATTTGAGGGATTGAAGTTAGCTAGACGCAAACCCTGGCGAGTGAATTCGATTCTGGCGGTAGCAGATCATAATGTTCCTACCACTGATCGGAGCGGTGGTATCAGCGATCCCACCTCGCGCTTGCAAGTCGATACTTTGGATCAGAATTGCGAGGAGCTAGGTATAACTGAGTTCCGAATGAATGACCAGCGACAAGGGATCGTGCACGTCATTGGGCCAGAGCAGGGTGCGACGTTACCTGGTATGACGGTAGTCTGTGGAGATTCGCATACCAGTACGCACGGTGCCTTTGGCTGCCTTGCCTTTGGTATCGGCACATCCGAGGTAGAGCATGTACTGGCCACTCAGTGTTTGTTGACCAAAAAATCCAAGTCAATGCAAATATTGGTCGAAGGCAAACTAGGGCATGGGGTGACGGCCAAAGATATTGCACTGGCGATTGTTGGTGAGATCGGTACAGCAGGTGGTACAGGATATGCGATTGAATTTGCAGGCAGTGCTATACGATCACTTTCTATGGAAGGCCGTATGACGCTTTGCAATATGTCAATTGAGGCAGGTGCACGTGCAGGAATGATCGCGGTGGATGAAACCACGATTGAATACATTAAAGGCCGGCCTTTTGCACCGAAAGGGGCGATATGGGAGCAAGCGGTCACCTATTGGCGTATCTTAAAAAGCGATGAGGGAGCAGTATTTGATCGGGTAATAGAACTTAAGGCAGAACAGATCAAACCTCAGGTAACCTGGGGAACCTCTCCGGAGATGGTGACTTCAATTGATGGCATGGTACCGGACCCTACTATGGTAGTTGACCCGGTCAAGCGCCACGATATGGAAAATGCTCTGAAATACATGGGGCTTTCACCTAATACTTCAATCAGTGAGATTTTCCTTGACAAGATTTTTATTGGCTCATGCACCAATGCACGAATAGAAGATCTGCGAGAAGCTGCTTCCGTATTGAAAGGCAGGCACATTGCTCCTAATATCAAGCAAGCTCTCGTGGTTCCAGGCTCGGGTTTGGTAAAATCTCAAGCTGAGCAGGAAGGAATCGATAAAATTTTTCAGGAAGCAGGGTTTGAGTGGCGAGAACCGGGTTGTTCCATGTGCCTTGCGATGAATGAAGACAGGCTTATGCCAGGTGAGCGTTGTGCTTCAACATCGAATCGTAATTTTGAAGGACGACAGGGACCGGGAGGCAGAACACATCTGGTCAGCCCTGCCATGGCAGCAGCAGCAGCAGTAGCAGGCCATTTTGTTGATGTTCGTATGATGAATAAATAA
- the leuD gene encoding 3-isopropylmalate dehydratase small subunit, which translates to MKKFEYCKGLVVPLDRANVDTDAIIPKQFLKSIKRSGFGQYLFDEWRYLDHGEPGMDVSQRKINPDFVLNQPRYQGTEILITHDNFGCGSSREHAPWALQDYGFQVIIAPSFADIFYNNCFKIGLLPIVLDSNVVNRLINEVIAISGYCLIVNLSAQTVITPTNETYGFDIDPFRKHCLINGLDEIGLTLQHADKIKQFEEKRRKKQPWLFA; encoded by the coding sequence ATGAAAAAATTTGAATATTGTAAAGGGTTGGTGGTCCCGCTGGATCGGGCAAACGTGGATACGGATGCTATTATCCCTAAACAATTCCTGAAGTCGATCAAGCGTTCTGGCTTTGGCCAGTATTTATTTGATGAATGGCGTTATCTTGATCACGGTGAACCGGGGATGGATGTATCGCAGCGTAAAATAAACCCTGATTTTGTGCTTAATCAACCTCGTTATCAGGGAACGGAAATATTAATTACACATGATAATTTTGGTTGTGGCTCAAGTCGCGAGCATGCGCCTTGGGCACTGCAGGATTACGGTTTTCAGGTAATTATTGCGCCGAGTTTCGCTGATATTTTTTATAATAACTGTTTCAAGATAGGGTTATTACCGATTGTGCTCGATTCAAATGTGGTGAATCGGCTTATCAATGAAGTAATAGCGATCAGTGGTTATTGTCTGATTGTTAATCTTTCTGCCCAGACAGTCATAACGCCGACTAATGAAACCTATGGTTTTGATATCGATCCATTTAGAAAACATTGTTTAATCAATGGATTGGATGAGATCGGTTTGACCTTGCAGCATGCTGATAAAATTAAACAGTTTGAGGAAAAGCGACGAAAGAAGCAGCCTTGGTTGTTCGCTTGA
- a CDS encoding MlaA family lipoprotein, which produces MANVKMTLYRYKLLVLIFLGNILIGCASVENNKRDPLESMNRAVFAFNEKFDDYVMEPVAKGYRAITPDPLEMVIGNVLSNFSDVVITANALLQLKFDAAAASATRVVINTTFGMFGIIDIASDISAVSDINLSKRNEDFGQTLGRYGIGPGPYFVIPFLGPSTIRDAIGIAVDSSVFHPIWSVYPDFDFLTVRLPASAGWSVDTRAQMLDTDKTLEEAALDKYEFVRDAYLQRRRNLVYDGNPPEEEGLEINGNNESIDDEIEDEDVIEDGDKEKKKNNEVIK; this is translated from the coding sequence ATGGCAAATGTAAAAATGACCTTATATCGCTATAAATTGCTGGTTTTAATATTTTTAGGGAATATATTAATTGGTTGTGCTTCGGTTGAAAATAATAAGCGAGACCCGCTAGAGTCGATGAACCGGGCAGTATTTGCATTTAATGAAAAGTTTGATGACTATGTAATGGAGCCTGTAGCAAAGGGCTATCGGGCAATTACTCCAGATCCTCTTGAAATGGTCATCGGCAATGTTTTATCTAATTTCAGTGATGTGGTAATTACTGCCAATGCGTTATTGCAACTGAAATTCGATGCCGCAGCAGCTAGCGCAACTCGAGTTGTCATTAATACAACATTTGGTATGTTTGGCATCATCGATATCGCAAGCGACATCAGCGCAGTCAGTGATATTAATCTCAGCAAGCGTAATGAGGATTTTGGTCAGACGCTCGGCCGTTACGGTATTGGTCCCGGGCCTTATTTTGTCATACCTTTCCTAGGTCCCAGCACAATACGCGATGCGATAGGGATTGCAGTGGATAGTTCGGTTTTCCACCCTATTTGGTCGGTATATCCTGATTTTGATTTTCTCACCGTTCGTTTACCCGCCTCGGCGGGATGGTCTGTTGATACGCGTGCCCAAATGCTAGATACGGATAAAACGCTTGAAGAAGCTGCACTAGATAAATATGAATTTGTACGTGATGCCTATCTGCAACGACGGAGAAATCTGGTTTACGATGGTAATCCTCCTGAAGAAGAAGGACTTGAAATTAACGGAAATAATGAAAGCATAGATGATGAAATTGAAGATGAGGATGTGATCGAGGATGGAGATAAGGAAAAGAAAAAAAATAACGAAGTAATCAAATAA
- a CDS encoding exopolysaccharide biosynthesis protein: protein MENKERTTSELLQLIVIPNRSENMSVGDIKNSLRERGFGILLALAVLPICLPVPVPPGYTTFFSIPLFIFSVQMMWGVKSPWLPGWINKKEISRRSLERLIEKVTPWLRKIESYLHARLTYISVHAWERIIGIFAFIFTIPIALPIPLINVLPGWGILIMSLGLLNKDGLTIIVGMTVGTIGIGIALIILALIWMGVSVPSFY from the coding sequence ATGGAGAACAAAGAACGCACTACTTCTGAATTGCTCCAATTAATAGTAATACCAAATAGAAGCGAGAATATGAGTGTCGGTGACATCAAAAATTCTCTTCGTGAGCGAGGGTTTGGTATCTTACTTGCTCTTGCTGTTTTACCCATTTGCCTTCCTGTTCCTGTTCCCCCTGGCTATACCACTTTCTTTTCCATACCACTTTTTATTTTCTCAGTACAAATGATGTGGGGAGTAAAATCTCCTTGGTTGCCTGGATGGATCAATAAAAAAGAAATTAGCAGAAGAAGTCTGGAAAGATTAATTGAAAAAGTCACCCCATGGTTACGTAAAATTGAAAGCTATCTGCATGCAAGACTTACTTATATCAGCGTACACGCCTGGGAGCGAATTATTGGTATTTTTGCCTTTATATTTACCATTCCTATTGCCTTACCTATTCCTTTAATCAACGTTCTCCCTGGCTGGGGAATTCTCATCATGTCGCTAGGCTTACTTAATAAAGATGGATTAACTATCATTGTAGGTATGACAGTGGGCACGATCGGTATAGGAATAGCACTTATCATTCTTGCGCTTATATGGATGGGCGTGTCAGTACCCTCTTTTTATTAG
- a CDS encoding MBL fold metallo-hydrolase: MNLPNIIDYDFGITAIDAQYHRPGRAAIHLIVEKGVAALIDTGTQFSVPGVMQVLQNKQLAPENIAYVFLTHIHLDHAGGASEFMRLLPNAKLVVHPRGAKYMINPAKLIAGVMAVYGKAEFKRLYGEIFPIDENRVLEAPDKTCIELNGRPLLLLDTPGHARHHYCIFDKRSQSFFTGDTFGVSYRELDVDGLEFVFPTTTPVQFDPDAAHASLERIMSYQPQYAFLTHYSRIGHLPHHALQMHDLIDAFVNIAHQAANTTAERYEFIVQALKDLLCQRLAMHGCTWPPTEIYELLRVDIELNAMGLETWLDQSEKSNKL; this comes from the coding sequence ATGAATTTACCCAATATCATCGACTACGACTTTGGAATTACTGCCATCGATGCCCAATATCATCGACCCGGCCGAGCAGCTATTCACCTGATTGTCGAAAAGGGGGTTGCTGCCTTGATTGACACGGGGACTCAATTTTCTGTACCAGGTGTCATGCAGGTGCTACAAAACAAGCAGCTTGCTCCTGAGAATATCGCTTATGTGTTTCTTACACACATCCATCTTGATCATGCTGGTGGCGCAAGTGAATTCATGCGATTGCTGCCCAATGCCAAGCTGGTTGTCCACCCACGTGGTGCAAAATATATGATTAATCCTGCCAAATTAATTGCAGGGGTAATGGCAGTTTACGGGAAAGCAGAATTTAAACGTTTATATGGCGAAATTTTTCCTATCGACGAAAATCGTGTTCTTGAAGCCCCCGATAAAACGTGCATCGAGTTGAATGGTCGTCCTCTGTTGCTGCTTGACACACCTGGGCATGCCCGCCATCACTATTGTATTTTTGATAAAAGAAGTCAATCCTTTTTCACGGGGGATACCTTTGGCGTTTCTTATCGAGAACTTGATGTAGATGGACTGGAATTCGTTTTTCCAACTACGACTCCAGTACAGTTCGATCCGGACGCCGCCCATGCTTCATTAGAGCGGATCATGAGCTATCAGCCACAATATGCTTTTCTCACACACTACAGTCGTATCGGTCATTTGCCACATCATGCATTGCAAATGCATGATCTGATTGATGCGTTTGTCAATATCGCCCATCAAGCAGCTAACACAACAGCGGAACGGTATGAGTTTATTGTGCAAGCATTAAAAGACTTATTATGCCAACGGCTCGCCATGCATGGCTGCACTTGGCCGCCTACTGAGATTTATGAATTATTACGTGTCGATATCGAACTAAATGCCATGGGGCTGGAAACATGGCTAGATCAATCTGAGAAATCAAATAAACTATAA
- a CDS encoding entericidin A/B family lipoprotein, with translation MKIISVSIGLWLMALQLTGCHTMQGLGKDIQSGGEAIEKAAQ, from the coding sequence ATGAAAATAATATCTGTATCAATTGGATTATGGTTGATGGCTCTGCAGTTGACTGGCTGTCATACCATGCAGGGACTTGGTAAGGATATCCAGAGTGGGGGAGAGGCAATCGAGAAAGCTGCTCAATAA